From Toxotes jaculatrix isolate fToxJac2 chromosome 7, fToxJac2.pri, whole genome shotgun sequence:
ACTCCTGAAAATCAAGGCACAAGACAAACATGCAAAACTGAGTGACACAACCACTTACATATGTGTGTCTGCGAGCATTTTATTTCTTGTATTTGCTGACATTCTGCCTATTAAACATGCTACTTGACCTCTTAATATGTTGAATAATCAAAAAGAAAGGTTTCAGGCTGCACTTATTGTAATTGCCTTGGATgagaaggttaaaaaaaaaacagctgaagtgaATGAAGACACTCACTGGGTAGTCCCTCTGTAAAGAGGGAAGGACAGGTTCATTACGAGCTGTAAAGAAAACAACGCATCACATACATGATGGGATTCACTACAAGACAAAAGGCACAAAAGGAAATGACAAAagatttttgtctgtgtgtgtgactgtactgACTCTGGAGGTAGTGCAGGACCATCAGCACCAGCGTGTAACTGCTTAACGTTCCTTTGCTGGCATCATTGATCTGATTGTGCCGTGCCCACTTCTTGACAACAAGGATCATGGGTCTTATCCTGAGATCAGCTGAGAGAGACGACACAAACAAAGCAAGTCAAAACAAGAAACTTCTCTTCCAGcctttctgtaaaaaaaaaaaaaaaaaaaagtaagttaCTGCCACAGAATTATTCACCCACCATAAGCGTAACTCCTCAGAAggaatgtgtttctgatgccCACTGTGTTGTTGATATTCAGATCAAACTCCAGATCACTAAAAGGAGGGAGGAGTAATAAACGAGTCACATTAACACTTAGTTTTGATTTGATGATGTTGTAAACACGCCACGGCTTCAACGGTTTAACTGTATTGCTCCtacctgcctctctctctgaaccTGAGGATTGGCACTTTGGCTCTGATCAGCTGAGTCCTCTCTACATAGGctataaatcaaaacaaacatcatgAGATTTACGGCAGTTTCAGTTTCCTTTCCTGTAAACCTGAAACTCTTTTTCCACTGGGTAAAAAGCTCCACCTAGTGGAGTCAGTGGAGAACATAAAAACTGGGGGTGAAAGAGGAAAAGCTAAATAAGAAGTAAGTTAGTTAATAGTAAGTGTTATGGAAACCTTGTGAGCTGATGGAAGAAGGTTTGGGAGACCCAGATGTCTCAGGCGGATTTAACTCAAGTTACACCTCACAATGAACTACTGTTTATAGTAAGTGACATGTGAGTGTGAACTGAGTGGAGATGCTgcctgaataaaataaaagggaCTTAATGAAAGAAATTAGACCTAAAGAAGGAAAATTTCTCTCACAGTAAAAAAGTGAGACAGTGTTTTCAACCATGCTCAAAAATGTTCTATGTTAATAGATGACAAATAAATagtataaataatatattattcTAAGTGATTTGATATTTGcaaaattgttatttttattactcaCAGAGTGATCGAAACAGCCTTTGGAGGACAGAGAGCACATGAATAGGATCCGGTCTTTTCTGAAAccaaaaatgggggaaaaaattgCACAGGCGTTCAAGAGGAAGTAGGAATCTATGACTGTACTTTTTCCACATATAAAATAACACTGGCTGCAGAGAGTCACAGATACTTACATTTCCCATGAGGACAAGACACAGATCAGCATCGCTGCTCCGGCAGCCCAATCCATTCATAGAAGATCCAGTCAAGTAAAGTCGTGCCACTGCGAGAAACACACTTAAGAGTATAAGAATCACAACAGGAAGTCAGAGCAGACAATGACTGAATACAGCCATACACACCTGCAAAGACACGTTGTATGTCCTTCTGCAGTCGAGCTCGGCACATCTCCTTCCGCTCCAAATCTGAAGATTGCTGCTGACATGCCTCAAACAGCTCCACCATCTGATTGCTCAGctgaaagcacaaacacatgcagcccTAACTAAACCAAAGCGTAccaacacgtacacacacagtcagacttGATGTATGTTAGCTGCAGATTAAGACCCTATGAATATACCTTGTCCTTAGCGTAGTCCTGCAGGCTGTTGGAACTTTCTGAGGCAGCAGGTACCTGAGGGCGGGGATGGGAGTGCGGGCTGGGATAAGAGCGATCAAAATCAGAGAAGGATGATCTCGAGGACCCAGCCACCACTTGGTCAGGACgatgaaggggaggagaggcCCGAATTATGGGGGAGCCTATCCACGGGCGGGAAGAGGAGTCAAGCCGTTGGCGCTTCACAACATGGGGGGTGTATTCATCATTCTGCCTCCTGGAAGAAAGATGACAATAAGGAAACATGACAAGACACATTAAAAGGCAAACATTCATAAAATGGAGATAAGTTTAGGCAAGACTGTGACAGAGATTACTCAACAGTGTCAAATAACATACTTGCGCCCACTGTTCATAGTtggtgtgtgaggaggaggggcTGGAGAGGTGGATGGTGGGGGTTTCCATTCATATTGAGGCAATCTCTCTATTTCAGGAGCATAGAAGCTGccaaaacacaagcacataaaaccacacaggaccaatgagtaaagaaaaaaactctggATAGTCTCTGTTGTCTTAAATGAAGGTATTTACTCTGGGCCCAGGGAACAGACTCCACATATGAGAAACATCACAAAACCATTATTTCCCCTCACCAGCCTCTAATATCAAACTGCAATGAAGACAAGTTCATTATTATCTTAGCTGCACAACAAATTCCAGTTTACAATAACCTTAtctcaaacacagagacacaacaacTGGGCTGGGCAGTCTGGTGTTAAACGTTACAACAACC
This genomic window contains:
- the tent2 gene encoding poly(A) RNA polymerase GLD2 → MFPYSAVPRGRSAYSNGLYPPPPVPRCYDYNHQSLAGVNSFYAPEIERLPQYEWKPPPSTSPAPPPHTPTMNSGRKRQNDEYTPHVVKRQRLDSSSRPWIGSPIIRASPPLHRPDQVVAGSSRSSFSDFDRSYPSPHSHPRPQVPAASESSNSLQDYAKDKLSNQMVELFEACQQQSSDLERKEMCRARLQKDIQRVFAVARLYLTGSSMNGLGCRSSDADLCLVLMGNKRPDPIHVLSVLQRLFRSLSYVERTQLIRAKVPILRFRERGSDLEFDLNINNTVGIRNTFLLRSYAYADLRIRPMILVVKKWARHNQINDASKGTLSSYTLVLMVLHYLQTRNEPVLPSLQRDYPECFDPFMDIDMVPEGPKRVPPYISRNWSSLGELLLGFLKYYATDFRWDKLVISVREARALPKTSSHEWRNKYICVEEPFERNNVARAVHEKIKFDAIKAEFAESCRILQERKDLNSILPVRAIINKESSRR